A DNA window from Setaria viridis chromosome 2, Setaria_viridis_v4.0, whole genome shotgun sequence contains the following coding sequences:
- the LOC117841946 gene encoding zinc finger A20 and AN1 domain-containing stress-associated protein 1, translated as MAQRDKKEEPTELRAPEITLCANNCGFPGNPATQNLCQSCFSAATASMSSPTSSSSSVPAPAAVAAQPRPALAGAPPVELVSPAGAAADWPAAAAPAPAPEAARASVNRCSSCRKRVGLTGFWCRCGELFCGAHRYSDRHGCSYDYKGAARDAIARENPVVRAAKIVRF; from the coding sequence ATGGCGCAGCGCGACAAGAAGGAGGAGCCCACGGAGCTCCGGGCGCCGGAGATCACGCTCTGCGCCAACAACTGCGGCTTCCCGGGGAACCCGGCCACGCAGAACCTCTGCCAGAGCTGCTTCTCGGCGGCCACGGCGTCGATGTCGtcgccgacctcctcctcctcctcagttcccgcgccggccgcggtggCTGCTCAGCCGAGGCCGGCGCTGGCAGGCGCGCCGCCGGTGGAGCTGGTCtccccggccggcgcggccgctgactggcccgccgcggcggccccggctccggctccggaggcggcgagggcgtcGGTGAACCGGTGCTCGAGCTGCAGGAAGCGGGTGGGGCTGACGGGGTTCTGGTGCCGGTGCGGCGAGCTCTTCTGCGGCGCGCACCGGTACTCGGACCGCCACGGCTGCAGCTACGACTACAAGGGCGCCGCCAGGGACGCCATCGCCCGGGAGAACCCGGTGGTGCGCGCCGCCAAGATCGTTAGGTTCTGA
- the LOC117843317 gene encoding serine/threonine-protein kinase UCNL — MSRPLPASVLPPLYRHALALGNKRDTPRHDTARESPPVLMPLTTTPPMEIDLDAVRAARVLGRGALGTVFLVGDGDGGGGEAYALKVFDKRSPAAPSRPAAGADAARRARWEVSVLSRLAHPHLPSLLGCAETPGLLAWALPYCPGGDLNELRHAQPDRVFSPAAIRFYVAEVVSALAELHAAGIAYRDLKPENVLLRADGHVTLTDFDLSRQLPPRSPSASTSSSSSCSASATSSPPPQMPGHGRGQYRHLKRIFKRSESAVTASTSGQEEEPRNLAWYLSRSVDGAGGGDQVKKAKSARVSPADRRKKLSGLCSAAAAAGERSFSFVGTEEYVAPEVVRGDGHEFAVDWWALGVLVYEMSHGRTPFRGRNRKETFRNVLHREPEFSAEARRRWPELTDLISRLLEKDPARRLGFAGGADEVRAHPFFAGVAWELLGEVSRPPYIPPPADDIVSCEGFSVAEYFDKLHQPPPSPAEHTPEEELLPEF; from the coding sequence ATGAGCCGGCCCCTACCCGCCTCCGTCCTCCCTCCCTTATATCGCCACGCCCTCGCCCTTGGCAACAAGCGCGACACGCCACGACACGACACGGCGCGAGAGAGCCCCCCCGTGCTCATGCCACTGACGACGACGCCACCCATGGAGATCGACCTGGACGCCgtgcgcgcggcgcgcgtgCTGGGCCGCGGCGCCTTGGGCACGGTGTTCCTCgtcggggacggggacggcggcggaggggaggcctACGCGCTCAAGGTCTTCGACAAGCGCTCCcccgcggcgccgtcgaggccggccgcgggcgccgacgccgcccggcGCGCGCGGTGGGAGGTGTCCGTTCTGTCGCGCCTGGCGCACCCGCACCTGCCGTCCCTGCTGGGCTGCGCCGAGACGCCCGGCCTACTGGCGTGGGCGCTGCCCTACTGCCCCGGCGGGGACCTCAACGAGCTCCGCCACGCGCAGCCCGACCGCGTGTTCTCGCCCGCCGCCATCCGGTTCTACGTCGCGGAGGTGGTCTCCGCGCTCGCCGAGCTCCACGCCGCCGGGATCGCGTACCGCGACCTCAAGCCCGAGAACGTTCTCCTCCGCGCCGACGGCCACGTCACGCTCACCGACTTCGACCTCTCGCGGCAGCTCCCGCCCAGGTCGCCCTCCGCGTCCACGTCCTCCTCGTCTTCGTGCTCCGCCTCCGcgacgtcctcgccgccgcctcagaTGCCGGGCCACGGACGGGGCCAGTACCGCCACCTGAAGCGCATCTTCAAGAGGAGCGAGTCTGCGGTGACCGCGTCGACGTCCGGACAGGAGGAAGAGCCGCGCAACCTCGCCTGGTACCTCAGCAGAAGCGTcgacggcgctggcggcggcgatcaGGTCAAGAAGGCGAAGTCAGCGAGGGTGTCGCCGGCGGACCGCCGCAAGAAGCTCTCGGGCCTctgctcggccgccgccgcggcgggcgagcgGTCCTTCTCGTTCGTGGGCACGGAGGAGtacgtggcgccggaggtggtgCGCGGCGACGGGCACGAGTTCGCCGTCGACTGGTGGGCGCTCGGGGTGCTCGTCTACGAGATGTCACACGGGCGGACGCCGTTCAGGGGCCGGAACAGGAAGGAGACGTTCCGGAACGTGCTGCACCGGGAGCCGGAGTTCTcagcggaggcgcggcggcggtggccggagctCACGGACCTCATATCGAGGCTTCTGGAGAAGGATCCAGCGCGGAGGCtgggcttcgccggcggcgccgacgaggtccGGGCGCACCCGTTCTTCGCCGGGGTGGCGTGGGAACTGCTCGGGGAGGTGTCCCGGCCGCCCTACATCCCCCCGCCGGCCGATGACATTGTCTCCTGCGAGGGATTCAGCGTGGCCGAATACTTCGATAAGCTTCACcagcctccgccgtcgccggcggagcACACGCCAGAGGAGGAGCTCTTGCCGGAGTTCTGA
- the LOC117844743 gene encoding uncharacterized protein, which yields MGAKEKGEERDGHSTDVERDGKQGKGAESDYEPSRDSLSSQGEAASNEDTKAKRVSRVPKKLAKKESKENSPRSARSISSRQIHTKLQYISSNNPQNKSPKTNKVANGARTVEVKKTEAVKVPSCSSSDVSEETEEKVIEDRPTDDKAVDGSAKDDKAVEGRATDEVVEGRNKDDKAIDGTEDNKAIEDRTKDDKGIEDGTQDDKAVEDGTKNDMDIEDGKDAKVIEDKVTDDNAIEGRETDGKAVGEAKEIDILDEAPKCDQSTSTDDEIAETEENIVHNGHSVSYERNEELDSKIEKLEQELREVAALEVSLYSVVPEHGCSSHKLHTPARRLSRLYIHASKFWSSDKKASVARNSVSGLVLVAKSCGNDVSRLTFWLSNIVVLREIIAQTFGTSRQSGPVMKSFSTNGNAKKLDGNFNPMRWKSSSNAKHARPNIMQMPDDWRESGTLLSALEKIESWIFSRIVESVWWQAMTPHMQTPVEDLSTPKISRLLGPSLGDQQHGNFSIDLWKTAFRDAFSRICPLRASGHECGCLPVLAKLVMEHCVARLDVAMFNAILRESANEIPSDPISDPIVDSRVLPIPAGDLSFGSGAQLKNSVGNWSRWLTDTFGMDDAESEKDGQDAEHNGDERRDAAESNCFKLLNELSDLLMLPKDMLLEKSIRKEVCPSIGLPLVTRILCNFTPDEFCPDPVPGMVLEELSSEGMMERFMEKEVISTFPVTAAPVVYCPPSLEDVAEKVADTGCGNPELDRRSSMAQRRGYTSDDDLDDLDSPLASLYDRSAPPSPYSNGAAHFSARQGAGAGAASMANARYELLREVWSERR from the exons ATGGGTGCCAAAGAGAAGGGGGAAGAGAGAGATGGTCATTCAACCGATGTGGAAAGAGATGGTAAACAAGGGAAAGGAGCTGAATCAGACTATGAGCCAAGTAGAGATTCCCTTTCATCTCAAGGTGAAGCTGCCAGTAATGAAGATACTAAAGCAAAGAGAGTTTCAAGGGTTCCAAAGAAGCTAGCAAAGAAAGAGTCAAAAGAAAACAGTCCCCGCTCAGCAAGGAGTATTTCCAGTCGTCAGATCCACACTAAGCTGCAATATATATCGTCAAACAATCCTCAGAACAAATCTCCAAAAACAAACAAAGTGGCTAATGGTGCTAGAACAGTAGAGGTGAAGAAGACAGAGGCTGTGAAAGttccttcttgttcttcatcTGATGTCTCTGAGGAAACAGAGGAAAAAGTTATTGAGGATAGACCCACAGATGATAAAGCAGTTGATGGCAGCGCCAAGGATGATAAAGCTGTTGAAGGCAGAGCCACAGATGAAGTCGTTGAGGGCAGAAACAAGGATGATAAAGCCATCGACGGGACGGAGGATAATAAGGCCATTGAGGACAGAACGAAGGATGATAAAGGCATTGAGGATGGAACGCAGGATGATAAGGCCGTTGAGGATGGAACGAAGAATGATATGGATATTGAGGATGGAAAGGATGCTAAGGTCATTGAGGACAAGGTAACTGATGATAATGCCATTGAGGGCAGAGAGACTGATGGTAAAGCTGTTGGAGAGGCAAAAGAGATCGATATATTGGATGAAGCTCCAAAATGTGATCAGAGTACTAGTACTGATGATGAAATCGCTGAAACTGAAGAAAACATAGTTCATAATGGCCATTCAGTTTCTTATGAAAGGAATGAGGAATTGGATTCAAAAATTGAGAAGTTAGAGCAGGAGCTACGTGAAGTTGCTGCCCTTGAGGTTTCTCTCTATTCTGTGGTGCCAGAGCATGGTTGTTCATCACATAAGTTGCATACACCAGCTCGCCGTCTGTCTAGGTTGTATATTCATGCATCAAAATTTTGGTCCTCAGATAAGAAAGCTTCAGTTGCAAGAAATTCTGTTTCTGGGCTTGTGCTTGTTGCAAAGTCTTGTGGCAATGATGTTTCAAG GTTGACATTCTGGCTATCAAACATAGTTGTGCTAAGAGAAATTATTGCACAAACCTTTGGTACTTCACGACAATCAGGTCCAGTTATGAAGTCTTTCAGCACAAATGGTAATGCAAAGAAGCTTGATGGGAATTTCAATCCAATGCGATGGAAAAGTAGCTCCAATGCTAAGCATGCTAGACCCAATATTATGCAGATGCCAGATGATTGGCGGGAAAGTGGCACTCTCTTGTCAGCATTGGAGAAGATAGAATCTTGGATCTTTTCTCGGATTGTTGAGTCTGTGTGGTGGCAG GCAATGACACCCCACATGCAAACCCCAGTGGAAGATTTGTCAACTCCGAAGATCAGCAGGTTGTTAGGGCCTTCTTTGGGTGATCAGCAACATGGGAATTTTTCTATTGATCTCTGGAAAACTGCATTTCGTGATGCCTTCAGCAGAATCTGTCCTCTTCGTGCTAGTGGACATGAGTGTGGATGTTTACCAGTATTGGCAAAATTG GTGATGGAGCATTGTGTAGCCCGTTTAGATGTTGCTATGTTTAACGCCATCCTTCGTGAATCAGCGAATGAAATACCATCTGATCCTATATCTGACCCAATCGTGGACTCAAGAGTTCTGCCGATTCCAGCTGGGGACTTAAGCTTTGGATCAGGCGCTCAGCTTAAGAATTCT GTTGGGAATTGGTCCAGATGGTTGACAGACACATTTGGCATGGATGATGCTGAATCTGAAAAGGATGGTCAAGATGCAGAACATAATGGTGATGAGCGAAGAGATGCAGCCGAATCAAATTGTTTTAAGCTACTCAATGAGCTGAGTGATCTTCTGATGCTCCCGAAGGACATGCTGCTTGAGAAATCCATCAGGAAAGAG GTCTGCCCTTCCATTGGCCTTCCACTGGTAACAAGAATACTGTGCAACTTCACTCCTGACGAGTTCTGCCCTGATCCTGTTCCTGGCATGGTTCTGGAGGAGCTGAGTTCTGAG GGCATGATGGAGCGGTTCATGGAGAAAGAAGTGATCAGCACATTCCCGGTCACCGCCGCTCCGGTGGTGTACTGCCCCCCTTCTCTGGAGGACGTTGCGGAGAAAGTGGCCGACACCGGTTGCGGGAACCCAGAGCTGGACCGGAGGAGCTCAATGGCGCAGAGGAGAGGTTACACCAGCGACGACGATCTGGACGACCTCGACAGCCCCCTGGCATCCCTGTACGACAGGAGCGCTCCACCTTCACCTTACAGCAACGGCGCCGCGCATTTCAGCGCCAGGcaaggagcaggagcaggagcagcctCCATGGCGAATGCCAGGTACGAGCTCCTGCGAGAAGTGTGGTCGGAGCGGCGGTGA